Within the Candidatus Edwardsbacteria bacterium genome, the region ATCGGCCAGCCATCAGCTAATCTTCGCTCATTCCAACAATTTCGGTTCGCTGGTGGCCCACGATGCCCTGGGTTATTCCCGGCCGATGGGGCAATATGCCCTGGGGCTGGTATATATCCGGTTATCGGTAAAGGACATTCCCTACACCAGCGAGGCGTTGATAGATCTTAACAATAATGGTATAATGGATGCCGGAGAGCGGTTGGATTATTCCAAGATCACCTACAATGATGATGTGGAATCGGCCTTACTGTTGAATTATAGCCGCAAATATACCCAGAACACCCGCTGGGGCCTGAACCTGAAATTCGTCAATAAATCGGTGGGGCCCAGCTCGGCCTGGGGATTGGGGATCGATGCCGGATTGATGACCGCCTGGAGGGAAAAGATAAAATTAGGCCTAAACCTGCAGGACCTAACCACCACCTATCTGGCCTGGGATAACGGCACCAAGGAGGTGATCACTCCCACCGCAAGGCTGGGAGCGTCCTACCACCCCTCCATCGCCGGGGAAAGGCCGCTGGCCCTGGCCCTGGGCGGCGATTTCAGATTTGAGGGACGGCAATCTGCCGCCACTTACCATCTGGGAAGCATGAGCCTGGATCTTCATCTGGGCCTGGAATACTGGCTGAAAAAAAGGATCGCCTTAAGATTGGGCGGGGATCAGGGTAGATTTACCGCCGGAGCCGGACTGAAATTGGGACGCTTCAATTTCGATTACGCCTATATGGCCCATAAATATCTGGAAAGCTCCACCCGGCTCTCCGGTGCATTCACATTTTGACAATTTGGATTTGAATCCGCCTGATGATCATTCAACGTGAAATACGACGCAAGGCGTTCCACATACTGGCCGGCCTGGCCCTTCCGGCTCTATACTATGTCTTCATGCTGCTCCACCAGACCACCCTGGCCAAATGGATAATCGCCGCCGTCGCAGTGGCCATCCTGGTGGTAGATATCATCCGCCTGAAACACCTGTTCATTAAAATAATTTTTCTGGATATATTCGGCCCCCTTTTAAGAAAACACGAGATCTCGGCCCTCACCGGGGCCACCTATTTGATGCTCTCATCCCTGGCCTGTTTTACGCTTTTCAGGGATTCCATTGCCATACTGGCCATCTCCTATCTGATAGTCGGGGATTCGCTGGCGGCCCTGGTGGGTCGGAGCGTCGGCCGGACCAAATTCTTTGAAAAATCATTTGAGGGCGCCGGAGCCGGGCTGGCGGGCTGCCTGATCATAGGCCTGATAATAATGCACCTGCCGGGGACCGACCTTACCTTTTGGGAAATGGCCGTCGGGGCAGTGGCCGCGGTGGTGGTGGAAATTCTGCCCATCCCTTTGGATGACAACATCAGGATACCCCTGGCCTCGGGAGCGGTGATGCACCTGTTCTGCCAGTAACACAATTTTACCAATCAATAGTAACCAATAACACAAACCTAATGAAGGAGCCCACTATGGTCTTTAAGAAAACCTTTGCGCTTATTTTGGCACTAGCCTTAACCACGGCAGGCACCCTGGCCGCCAAAGACAAAGTCACCAAAGAAGACCCCGAGATGTTATTATCGCAGATGGCCCAGCTGAGCTTGAAATATCAGGACTATCCCCAGGCCGTCTCCGCATATCATAAGCTTATGGAGAGCTACCCCAAGTCGAAAAGGGCCAAGGATTACACCTATTATCTGGCCCTGGCCTACGAGCGGTCCAACAATTTCCAGACCTCCGCCGAGAACTACCAGAAGGTGGTCACCGATTATAAAAACGCCAAATCCGACATCCCCGGCATAGACAGCCTTTCTCTGGACGGGGTCGGCCGCTGTTTCAACAAGAATTTCAAGGAATACGCCGCTATTATCAACGGACAGCCCATGACCAAGCTGGAGCTGGATGCCGAGATGGAGAAGGTCCCCTCCCACTACCGGGCCCAGTTCGAGGGCGATGCCGGACAGAAAAAGTTCCTGGATCAGATCATCGAACGCCAGTTGCTTTACGCCGAGGCTCAGAAGCAGGGCATCATCAACAACCCGGAGACCTTCCAGCGCATCAAGGATACCGAGCAGAATCTGCTGATCAGGGGTTTATATGACCAGGAAGTCATCCAAAAGGCCCAGCCCTCCGACAAGGAAATAAAGAATTACTACAAAAAGAATATCAAGGAGTATCAGACCCCGGAGCAGGTGAGGGCCAGCCAGATCGAGGTTGACAACTATGCCCAGGCCCAGAAGATATACCAGGAATTGAAGTCCAAAAAAGGCCAACCCTTTGATACTTTGGTGGCCAAATACTCCACGGCTCCCAATGCCCGGAGCAACGGCAGCTTGGGACTGATCAACAAGGATCAGAAACCCTCGCCGGAGCCGGCCCTGTTCAAGACAGCCAAGAGCAAATATACCAAGGTGATCCCGACCGAGCCCCGCTATGCAGTGATCAAGCTGGAGAAAAAGGAAGGTAAGAAATTGCATCTAAGCTGGATCGTAACCGGGACCGCGGACGAAGCCAAAAAAATAATCGCGGAGATCAAAGCGGCGCCCGAATCATTCAGCACCATCGCCGGGAAGAAATCCCTGGATGCCAGCAAGGACAAGGGCGGCGATCTGGGCTTGGTGGCCAAGGGCGATTTGTCGCCTGAAATTTTCAAGGCCGCCTCCAGCCTGAAGGCCGGAAAATATACTACCAAGCCGGTCAAATATTTTGCCAAATACGCCATTTATCGCATCGATGATAAGATCAAGGCCGGAGTCAGGGATTTTCAGCAGGTCCAGGCCCAGATAAGCGGGCAGCTCCAGAAAGAGCGCCAGCAGGCCCTTTATGACGGATTGTTGAAGAGGCTAAAGGAAGAGGCCAAGATAGAATATTTTATCGAAGCCCCAGAGCCGGCCAAGATGGAAGACAAACCTGTTGAAAAACCGGAGCCCAAGAGAAAACTCCCAAAGAAGGCTAAACCCAGAAAGTAAGTAAAAGACTTTCCCACAATATAAATAAGAGGCTGGTAACCTATCCAGCCTCTTATTTATTGACTTTGGTAAAAGGATTAGGCTATAATAACCATAAGACTTTCAGCAATAAATATATAATTATGCCTGAATTAAGAAAAGATCCCATCATCGGCCGCTGGGTCATCATCTCCACCGAAAGAGGCAAACGGCCGGTTGATTACGAAGTGGTTCCTGAGCCAGCCAAGAAAGGCGGGTGTCCCTTTTGCTACGGCAACGAGTCGCTTACTCCTCCGGAGATCATGGCCGTCCGGCCGCCCGGTTCTCCTCCCAACGGCCCGGGATGGCAGCTCCGGGTAGTGCCCAACAAGTTCCCGGCCCTCCGGGTTGAAGGCCAGTTGGATAAATCCGGCGAAGGGCTTTACGACAAAATGACCGGCATTGGAGCCCATGAGATTTTTATCGAAAGCCCGGTGCATGACCTTCATCTGGCCGATATGGAGACGGACCACATCGCGGAGCTACTGCAGGCCTTTGTGGCCCGGATGCAGGATTTGAAGCGCGATACCAGGCTGAAATATCTGATGATCTTCAAAAACCAGGGGTTCCGGGCCGGGGCCACCATGGAGCACAGCCATTCCCAGCTGATCGCCACACCCATCGTCCCCAAGACCATCAAGGAGGAATTGGAGGGATCCCTGGAATATTATAAATACAAAGAACGCTGCGTTTTCTGTGATATCATCAAGCAGGAGATCGAGGATACCCGCCGGCTGGTCATTGAGAACGACAGATTCATCAGTATCGTCCCCTATGCCGCCCGGTTTCCTTTCGAGACTTGGATATTGCCAAAGAATCATCTATCCACTTTTGAGGACAGTGCCGTTCCTGATCTGAAAATACTAGCCGAAATCCTTAAAGGAACGCTATTGCGCATGAATCGCTCGGTCAACACCCCGCCCTATAATCTGGTCCTCCACACCGCCCCCTGTGATCGGCCCAAAATTGACCACTATCACTGGCATATAGAGATCATGCCACGCTTGACCAGGGTGGCAGGATTTGAAAGGGGCACCGGATTTTATATAAATCCCACCCCGCCGGAGGAGGCGGCTGCTTTCTTAAGGGAGATCGATATAAGTTGACCGAACGACCGTTGAATATCATAACCATCTCTTCCGAGATGGTCCCCTTTGCCAAAACCGGAGGGCTGGCCGATGTGGCCGGCTCCCTGGCCCAGATGTACCAACAAGCGGGGCATCGGTCCATTGCCATCATGCCGTCTTATCAGGCTATCGATAAAAATAAGATGCCGCTTGAACCGACCGGCATCGAATTCGACGTTCCGATAGGCCACAATAGAGAGAAGATAAATGTCCTCAGTTCCCGAGCCGTTACCGGTGTCACCACCTACCTCATAGACCACCCATATTTCAGCAACCGCCCAGAACTGTATGGCACAGCCCTGGGCGATTATCATGATAACGCCCAGAGGTTCATCCTGTTTGCCCGGGCCTCGCTGGAGTTGATCATCCGGCTTGGGCTAAACCCTGATATCATCCATTGCCACGATTGGCAGAGTGGCCTGATCCCGGTTTATCTCAAGAATATTTATGACAATAACCCCGTTTTCAAGGATGCCAGAACGGTCTTCACTATCCATAATCTGGCCTTCCAGGGGTTATTTCCGCCCGAAACCATGCTTACGGCCGGTCTGCCCTGGTCCATCTTCCACATTGACGGCCTTGAATTCTACGGCAAGATGAATTTTTTAAAGGGTGGCTTGTCGTTCTCCGACCACATCACCACGGTCAGCCCCAATTATGCCCGGGAGATACTGACCCCGGAGTTCGGATGCGGCCTGCACGGGCTGTTGAATATCCTGCAGCACAAACTTACCGGGATCATCAACGGCATAGATTACTCAGAGTGGAACCCTCGAACCGACGGGTTTCTGCCGGCCAGGTACGATGCAACGGATTTTGCCAACAAACAGATCGCTAAAAGGCTTCTTTGCAAGAGATTCGGCCTGGAATACCAGGCCGAAAAACCCCTATTGGGAATGGTCTCGCGGCTGTCCGCTCAAAAGGGCCTGGATATAATGGCCGAATGTCTGCCCCGTTTATTTGAAAGCAATCTGGATATCGCAGTTCTGGGCACCGGAGATATCGGATACCATGAACTGCTTACCAACCGGAAGCAGCAGCATCCGGAACGACTCGGCCTGAAGCTGGCCTTTGACAACGAAATGGCCCACCTGACCTATGCTGGCTCGGATATGTTTCTGATGCCCTCCCGTTATGAGCCCTGCGGTCTGGGGCAGTTGATAGCTCTAAGATACGGTGCCATACCCATAGTCAGGAACACCGGCGGCCTGGCCGATACCGTGGTCGATTACCACCAGGGCCTTCAAAAAGCCAACGGATTCACTTTTAATGAATATTCCCCAGCGGCTTTTTCCGGGGCGATCGCCAGAGCCATGGATCTTTATGAGGATCCACCTTTGTGGCGTCAGCTGATGGCCAGGGCCATGTCCTGCGATTATTCATGGGAGGCATCGGCCCGGAAATATCTGGAATTGTTTTATAAATTAAAGTAAAGCGACAGTTTATGGCCCTTATCAACCGAGCCTCCCGTGAGATCAGTTGTAAAATCGTTTTTTACGGTCCCGGTCTGGGTGGCAAGACCACCAACCTCCGGCAGATATACCAGAAAGTGGATCCCCAGGCCAAGAGCCAGCTGATATCGCTGGCCACCGAACTGGACCGCACCCTGTTCTTCGATTT harbors:
- a CDS encoding PorV/PorQ family protein, which translates into the protein MASKYAGEFLNVGLGSAAMGMGGAYVSIANDAFAGYWNPAGTSSASHQLIFAHSNNFGSLVAHDALGYSRPMGQYALGLVYIRLSVKDIPYTSEALIDLNNNGIMDAGERLDYSKITYNDDVESALLLNYSRKYTQNTRWGLNLKFVNKSVGPSSAWGLGIDAGLMTAWREKIKLGLNLQDLTTTYLAWDNGTKEVITPTARLGASYHPSIAGERPLALALGGDFRFEGRQSAATYHLGSMSLDLHLGLEYWLKKRIALRLGGDQGRFTAGAGLKLGRFNFDYAYMAHKYLESSTRLSGAFTF
- a CDS encoding peptidyl-prolyl cis-trans isomerase is translated as MVFKKTFALILALALTTAGTLAAKDKVTKEDPEMLLSQMAQLSLKYQDYPQAVSAYHKLMESYPKSKRAKDYTYYLALAYERSNNFQTSAENYQKVVTDYKNAKSDIPGIDSLSLDGVGRCFNKNFKEYAAIINGQPMTKLELDAEMEKVPSHYRAQFEGDAGQKKFLDQIIERQLLYAEAQKQGIINNPETFQRIKDTEQNLLIRGLYDQEVIQKAQPSDKEIKNYYKKNIKEYQTPEQVRASQIEVDNYAQAQKIYQELKSKKGQPFDTLVAKYSTAPNARSNGSLGLINKDQKPSPEPALFKTAKSKYTKVIPTEPRYAVIKLEKKEGKKLHLSWIVTGTADEAKKIIAEIKAAPESFSTIAGKKSLDASKDKGGDLGLVAKGDLSPEIFKAASSLKAGKYTTKPVKYFAKYAIYRIDDKIKAGVRDFQQVQAQISGQLQKERQQALYDGLLKRLKEEAKIEYFIEAPEPAKMEDKPVEKPEPKRKLPKKAKPRK
- the galT gene encoding galactose-1-phosphate uridylyltransferase; protein product: MPELRKDPIIGRWVIISTERGKRPVDYEVVPEPAKKGGCPFCYGNESLTPPEIMAVRPPGSPPNGPGWQLRVVPNKFPALRVEGQLDKSGEGLYDKMTGIGAHEIFIESPVHDLHLADMETDHIAELLQAFVARMQDLKRDTRLKYLMIFKNQGFRAGATMEHSHSQLIATPIVPKTIKEELEGSLEYYKYKERCVFCDIIKQEIEDTRRLVIENDRFISIVPYAARFPFETWILPKNHLSTFEDSAVPDLKILAEILKGTLLRMNRSVNTPPYNLVLHTAPCDRPKIDHYHWHIEIMPRLTRVAGFERGTGFYINPTPPEEAAAFLREIDIS
- the glgA gene encoding glycogen synthase GlgA, whose translation is MTERPLNIITISSEMVPFAKTGGLADVAGSLAQMYQQAGHRSIAIMPSYQAIDKNKMPLEPTGIEFDVPIGHNREKINVLSSRAVTGVTTYLIDHPYFSNRPELYGTALGDYHDNAQRFILFARASLELIIRLGLNPDIIHCHDWQSGLIPVYLKNIYDNNPVFKDARTVFTIHNLAFQGLFPPETMLTAGLPWSIFHIDGLEFYGKMNFLKGGLSFSDHITTVSPNYAREILTPEFGCGLHGLLNILQHKLTGIINGIDYSEWNPRTDGFLPARYDATDFANKQIAKRLLCKRFGLEYQAEKPLLGMVSRLSAQKGLDIMAECLPRLFESNLDIAVLGTGDIGYHELLTNRKQQHPERLGLKLAFDNEMAHLTYAGSDMFLMPSRYEPCGLGQLIALRYGAIPIVRNTGGLADTVVDYHQGLQKANGFTFNEYSPAAFSGAIARAMDLYEDPPLWRQLMARAMSCDYSWEASARKYLELFYKLK